In Cryptomeria japonica chromosome 1, Sugi_1.0, whole genome shotgun sequence, the sequence GGGAGAGGACCTTTATCCTTCACTTGATTtgttaaaaataaattattgaaatgTATAACCTtgtaattttaaatattttcaattaataaaagaatttttatataaaatttataatagaaaaaaatatttttaatttagaaattttAGTCTAATTATACACTAATATCTAATTGAAAAAGTATAGTTATTCCGAACTATAATGTTACAACAAATACCTATTATGAAGATATTATTAAAAATGCATAGCATAATTGTTACATTTAATCAAAAGTAAGTATGTTATCAAAATACTTTTGTTCTTCTTCTTTGTATAATTTATACATTGAATGATTATAACACTTTGGTGTCTCTCCATGGAGTATTGTTTATTTCTTGGTAGTGTTTCTCCTGTTACGATCATGTTATCTTTTCACTTGTATGCTAAAATTTGGACTGCAATTATATGTTTTGTTTTCTCCAATACCATTGTGCTCAAGATTCCATTCTCTCTTTGGTTTTATGGACTACTGTTTCTATGGGTTGTCTTCATTTCATGAGCTGCTATACTCATATGGAGTCTTCTACTACTATAACCTTGTCTTCCTCGTGAGCTATGATTTTATGACTTAATGCAGCATTAGAAAATAACGGTTGTAAGGAAGAAGTAAATAAGGaaagataataaataaattgaGTTTTGGATATCAAGTATCGAGTATTTTTTACATCAGTTAAAttcgataaaaaaaaaattgatctttattAGTATGGAAGCAATAAGAAAGCCTATAATTTGACAGTCTATATGGTCATTTGTTCACTTTTAGACTATGTATGACAACTTAAAAAGTTAGTGGATCATATGTATTGacattttatttatttgtaaaacTGTATATATGACACTTCGAATTATTAATAAACCGTAAAAAGTTATAATAGGTAATATAAAGTATATAATATTGGTATATACTATTTTAGAAtgcttattataaaaatataaatttaattaattttttttaaaatggtaagatataattgtttctaattttataatattttgatatgaatttctcAAAATAATATCTATTTtattatatgaatttagaaacttagtcaatttattttttaaatatttttaataagattgtcttaaatatcaatttagaaacttatcataattgaaataatagaatatatttgtttctattttttaaaatattttaatatgaatttttagaatagtttctatttttaTTATAAACAAAAATTTTGGGTATTAGTAAATTTAAAATTTCTGCAtgtattactaatttatcattgttttctaCATTTTCACATTCTTGTTATCTATATAAGATATCAATATGTGATACGAATAATGAAAAAatggagattttttatttttttaaagaacaaTTTATACATTTTACAAAAGTTTTAATCTTTGCTTGTTCATATGTGAAGCTTAATGTATATACTTTGTAGTTCATACAAGAATGAACTAATTCTTGTTATTTATCAATAAAAATATATGTTTGCAATTTTACTTTGTTGAGAGAAGATAATATATTTAATACTTTGTCTAAAACATCAGAATTTAACTTCTTTTATATGTCAATAACCTTGCTTTCATTTGTTTATACAACGTACACCTTTCTAATATAACTTTCCTATCTCTTTGActattaatatttttcttaaaacgtcaaataAAAGACATTGCAATGACCAAACcgttataaaaaaaattcatatgacaaccaAAGGTGACCGTCAAATTCAAGGCCCTGCAATAACAAAAGAGAAGAGTTTCATAAAACGAAACGATTTTTTCGGTGAGAAAAATCGAGGCGTTTGATTAACTGGTTGATGTATTTTTCTTCGCATCCGCTGTCGCCAAATATGCTTTCTCTCATTTGACTGATTCTCGATTTCACACTTGTTCCCTCCTCACAGTCTTCCTTCACGACCTTAAGCACGGCCGTTCGAATATGATCGTTAGTGAAACTTCCATCCTCTTCTCTTTCGACTTCCAAACCCAGCTTTAGTTCGTCTCCCACAAGCCTGGCGTTAAGACCCTGGTCCGCATTCATGGGCAGAAGAACAAGTTTCACTCCCAACTTCACTGCTTCCACCACTGAGCTCCACCCAGAGTGGCTCAGAAACACACCCACCGATGGGTGTGCAAGAATCTGCAGCTGCGGGGCCCACTCACTGTAAACAAGCCCTCGATCGCGCGTTCGAGACTCAAAGCCCGCGGGTAGTAAGCCCGAAACGCTGCATTCCTCCTTGGAAAAACGAGGGAAGCGGAGCACCCAAAGAAACGGCAGGCCCGTCCCCTCCAAACCACGTGCCAGAGCACCGATCTGCTCTTTCGACAGAAAGCATTCACTCCCAAACGATGCATACACCACAGAAGAAGCCGGCTGCTTGTCCAACCATCTCAGACAGAACGATTCATTTTCCGAAAGGTTGTTCTTTGGAAGATCAGGTGGCAGAGGACCCACAGGAACCACGGCCTTTCCGATGGCTCTCTCGAGATATAGTAGAAACTTTTCTTCCATTTCTAAGCACGATCTGATGATTATAAAGGAGCATCCATTGACTGATTTAAAGGCGCGCCGCATGACTGAGATGTGTCCGTTACTCTCTTTGAAAACAGGCGCAATATACCGAGCTTCGAAGGGCCGCCAAGCAACTTGAGTAGATGGGAAATCAGGCGGCGCCACGATCAAGTCCTCCACGGTGGTTTCGTCTTCCTTGTCTCTGCTAGGATGCAGCACGTAACTAGACATCGCAGCGTTAAAAATGAGGAAGAAAATTGCCGGAATACCAAACTTGGCAGCAACAGTTGCAGCCCAGTACTGTGAAAAGTCGTGGACAATATAATCAGGTAAGAGACACTGTAAGAGCTTCCCAAATGGCTTCTCCAGGCCGTCCAGC encodes:
- the LOC131042239 gene encoding putative UDP-rhamnose:rhamnosyltransferase 1, yielding MGAAVKDQIHVLMFPWLAQGHIGPFFELSKRLANHGIKVTFLSTPRNIAKIRALLLDECWKIDLVELPLPSVEGLPAGVESTADVPNEMEAVLKSALDGLEKPFGKLLQCLLPDYIVHDFSQYWAATVAAKFGIPAIFFLIFNAAMSSYVLHPSRDKEDETTVEDLIVAPPDFPSTQVAWRPFEARYIAPVFKESNGHISVMRRAFKSVNGCSFIIIRSCLEMEEKFLLYLERAIGKAVVPVGPLPPDLPKNNLSENESFCLRWLDKQPASSVVYASFGSECFLSKEQIGALARGLEGTGLPFLWVLRFPRFSKEECSVSGLLPAGFESRTRDRGLVYSEWAPQLQILAHPSVGVFLSHSGWSSVVEAVKLGVKLVLLPMNADQGLNARLVGDELKLGLEVEREEDGSFTNDHIRTAVLKVVKEDCEEGTSVKSRISQMRESIFGDSGCEEKYINQLIKRLDFSHRKNRFVL